The genomic DNA TTCTCGCTCAATAAGAAACTGGTTTTCCAGAATACTGACAGCGTTAGCCGGACTGGGGCAGGGTACTTAATCCTCGTCATTGCTCTTTTCAGCTTTGATACAGCCTTGCTCTTTGTCTTCCATCAGTTGCTAGGTATTAACCTCTATCTAGTTAAAATTGTCGTTGGCACCCTGCTCTTCTTCGTTTCTTGGTTCATCCAGAAGAGAATTATCTTTCGAGAAAGGAACACTTTTTCCCATGAAATTTATTAGAAAACCCTTCGCCTATGCCTCTATTTTCGGAATGCTGCTGACCAGCGGCTTCACCTACTCAATGCTCAAGACCTTTGTTCTGTCAGAAGCCATCAGCACTGTATCTGCTAACAATACAGCAACTACCACAACGACTAGCAGCTCTAGTTCCGAAATAGCTGCCACGGCAGCCGCAAGCGCAACTGTAACAGAAAACAGCTACTCCGATGAAAATATCCAAATCTCCATCGAAACCATCACTACCAGCAATACAACTGTCTATGTGGCAGATGTGCAGGTCAGCTCAGCAGAATATCTGAAAACAGCCTTGGCACAAAACACCTACGGTACCAATGTCACCGCCAAAACATCTGAAACTGCCGCAGCCAACAATGCTATCCTGGCTGTCAACGGGGACTACTATGGAGCTAACTCAACCGGCTATGTGATTAAAAACGGAGTTCTCTACCGCGATACTGTGCGTGACAATGCAGCCTACGGCGACTTGGCCATCTACGCAGATGGAGCCTTTGAAGTCATCTACGAAAATGAAGTGACTGCCCAAGAATTGATTGACAAGGGCGTTGTCAACCTGCTGGCCTTTGGCCCTACTTTGGTTGAAAATGGGGAAATCGTGGTCGATACCAGCACCGAGGTCGGCCGAGCCATGTCTTCCAACCCTCGAACTGCTATCGGTATCATTGACGAAAACCACTACATCATCGTCGTATCAGACGGCCGGACAGATGAAAGCGAAGGCCTGACCCTCTATCAACTAGCCGAGGTCATGAAGCAATACGGGGCAACAACAGCCTACAACCTTGATGGTGGTGGCTCTTCAACCCTCTACTTCAACGGTCAAGTCATTAACAATCCAACAACAAACGGAAACACTATTTCAGAAAGGGCGGTGAGCGATATTGTCTACATCGGTTACTAATTCATCCAACAAGCGCCTTGGGCGCACCTTTATTACCTACTTTGGTCTATCAGCCTTTCTCTTCATCTTCGGTCGGGTCTATGAGAGTTTTAGCTATGGGGAAGTTTCCTTCTTCATGCGCTACCTCTTTGCTGTAACCTTGATTGGGGGAGCTATCTTAGTGGGAATGCTCATGGCAAAAAACAACCTTTCTCGCCTGACCTACAATCTCTGGAATTCAGGTGTGGCAACCATTACAACAGGTTTTCTTCTGCGAGGTATTATCAATCTTTCTGGCCGCTCAACGACGCTGGATCAACCCTATTGGTATATAGGAGCTAGCCTTCTAGCCCTCGCCCTTCTCTCTTTCTTCTTCGTTCAACAACCGCGAAAGAGGCGATGAAAAACAGAAGAAAAACAGCTCGGCCTTCTGCAAACATGCTAGAATAGACTACATGAAACAGAAATTGTATTATGTAGTCTTTTTTATCGGTCTGATCCTCCTTCACATTGGCTGGGATTATGAATTTCACACCTTTTTAGATGAAACATTCTCTGCGAAAGAACTTCAGGCAATTGCAAGCGGAGTACTGCTCCTCTTTTTGTATATCATCCCTTTGATGGCCGCATTGCTTTACTTGCAAAGAGCCTGGAGAAAGCCTCCCTATGTCCTTTTCTGGGCCATTTTCTGCGGTGTTTTTTTGGCGGGTTGGTCGTCTGCAAATTTGAACGACTGGCTGGCTGGACTGTTGCAACAGACTCTCCCAGATCAGGCTACGTTTGAGGCCTGGGAAGGGGCTTTGACAGCGCCTTTTATCGAAGAAACTCTGAAGGCAGGAGCGGTTCTTTTTGCCCTCTATACGCTAAAAAATAGCCAACTATCTACCAGCTTTCTGGTTGGAGCCGGAGCTGGACTGGGTTTTCAGGTGGCCGAGGACATTTCCTTTATTCAGCACTTTGTCTTGAAAGAGCCGGATCACCTAATGGCTGGTACTTTTTCTCGAATTTATGGCTCTCTCACCTCTCATTGGATGATGACAGCCTTGGTCACAACCGGTATTATCCTGTTGGTCTTTCACAGAAAACACCGCAAGCTGGGATGCTTGTTAATCGGCGCTTCCGTTTTGTTCCATTTTTTCTGGAATTCTCCTTTCAGTAGCATAGAACTGCCTTTTTCTATACATGTTGTCCTCCTAGCCAGCCTGTATGCCTTGCTGTTTGTTTATACCTTCAAGCTCATTCACTCACAAAGACCAATTTAGGTTTAGACAGAAAAACGTAAATTGTCAGAAATTACTTATTATTTAATAAATCTTCTCAACTCCGTCTATTTTTGTGCTATAATGTAGGGGAATACAGTATGATTGAGAGGATTGTCCTATGACAGACCAGCAAACTCTGAAAGACCTCCGCCATCGTAGCTCGGTCTACGATTCGATGGTTAAATCCCCTAACCGTGCCATGCTTCGTGCGACTGGCATGCAGGATCAACATTTTGACGCTCCTATTGTCGGAGTCATCTCGACCTGGGCAGAAAACACTCCTTGTAATATCCACCTCCATGATTTTGGTAAATTAGCAAAAGAAGGTGTCAAGGCAGCCGGAGCCTGGCCAGTCCAATACGGAACCATTACTGTGGCCGACGGTATCGCCATGGGAACCCCCGGCATGCGCTTCTCGCTGACATCGCGCGACATCATCGCAGACTCTATCGAAGCGGCTATGGGTGGACACAATGTGGATGCCTTTGTGGCTATCGGAGGCTGTGACAAGAACATGCCAGGTTCCATGATTGCCATTGCCAACATGGACATTCCTGCTATCTTTGCCTATGGCGGTACCATTGCTCCAGGCAATCTGAATGGTAAAGATATTGACCTCGTTTCAGTCTTTGAAGGTATTGGTAAGTGGAACAACGGCGATTTGACGGCTGAAGAAGTCCGTCAAATTGAGTGCAATGCCTGCCCTGGTCCTGGCGGCTGTGGCGGTATGTACACGGCTAATACCATGGCGACAGCCATTGAGGTCATGGGTATGTCCATTCCAGGCTCTTCGTCCCACCCTGCCGAATCTCCTGAGAAAAAAGCAGATATTGAAGAAGCTGGCCGTGCTGTTGTGCGGATGTTGGAGCTGGGTATCAAACCATCCGACATCATGACCCGTGAAGCCTTTGAGGACGCCATTACGGTCACCATGGCACTCGGTGGCTCCACAAACGCTACTCTTCACCTTCTAGCCATTGCTCACGCTGCAAACGTTGACTTGACCTTGGAAGATTTCAATGATTTCCAAGAACGCGTGCCTCACTTGGCAGACCTGAAACCATCAGGAAAATACGTTTTCCAAGACCTCTACAATGTCGGCGGCGTCCCAGCTGTCATGAAATACTTGCTCAAAAACGGCTTCCTCCATGGTGACCGCATCACCTGTACCGGTAAAACCGTTGCTGAAAACTTGGAAAACTTTGCTGATTTGACACCTGGACAAGATGTCATCATGCCGCTTGAAAATCCAAAACGTGCGGATGGACCTCTGATTATCTTGAAAGGTAACCTAGCTCCTGAAGGAGCTGTTGCCAAGGTTTCAGGTGTGAAAGTCCGCAACCATACTGGACCAGCCAAGGTCTTTGATTCGGAAGAAGAAGCAATTGAAGCTGTCTTGACAGACGAAATCGTAGACGGTGATGTAGTCGTTGTCCGCTATGTTGGGCCAAAAGGTGGGCCTGGTATGCCGGAAATGCTGTCGCTCTCATCTATGATTGTCGGAAAAGGCCAAGGCGACAAGGTGGCCCTTCTGACAGACGGTCGCTTCTCTGGCGGAACCTATGGTCTGGTAGTCGGCCACATCGCCCCTGAAGCTCAGGACGGCGGCCCGATCGCCTACCTCCGCACTGGCGATTTGGTGACGGTTGACCAAGATACTAAGGAAATCACCATGCACGTTTCCGACCAAGAAATCGAAGACCGCAAGAAAACGACGGTCATTCCACCACTCTACTCTCGTGGTGTCCTTGGCAAATACGCTCACACCGTATCCTCCGCCTCTAAAGGAGCTGTCACAGACTTCTGGCGACCAGAACGTACTGGTAAAAAATAGACTTATTTAACTTACCCTGTCTTTGTGGCAGGGTTTTCCCATAGGAGAAAATCAAATGAAATTACATGTCGAACTCTCCCGCTTTCGGGTCAAGGAAGGCAAATCATCCGTCGTTGACCAGTGGATGAATTTCCTAAACGAGCATATGGAAGATACTCTTTTGACTCTCCAAGGGGAGAAGATGTATGTCGAAACCATCTTTCGCGAAGTTCTCGATGGGCAAGAATACCTCTACTGGTACTCCGTCCAAGCTGAGGGCGGTATCGAGGTCGAAAACTCTGAATCCTACATTGACAAGAAACACTTGGAATACTGGGAAGAATGTATTGACCCTAGCTATGGCATGATTGACTTGAACCCTCAAGTCGTCATGATTCCAAAACCAATTTATGAAACCATGGAAGAATTGGACAGACAATACGATGAAACCTACAAAAAATGAGTTGCATTTCACAACTCATTTTTTATTTTGGACTAATCCCCAGAGCGATGCGCCCCAGTCGGCTAATTCGGGTCATTTTCCAGGCGGGAGACCAGACTATTTCCACTCCTGCATTATTGATTCCATCGATAGTTTTCAGTGCATCAATCAAATCTCCGGGCAAGGTATCGGCACAGCTACAACCCGAATCGGTAAAGGTCATGACGACCTTGCAAAAACCTTTGTCATCCAAGTCAATCTCATAAACCAGACCGAGATTGTAAATGTCCAGTTCAATCTCAGGGTCATAGATTGACTCAAGCACTTCTACCAACTGACTTGCCAAGGCTTGCGCCCGCTCATTGACCTTTATATCCTCTCTCATGTCCTCTCCCTTCGGAAAATGATTTTTCCTATTTTCTCATATTTGAGGCTATTTTTCAATAGGAAATTAAAAAAGGCGGTTTGCACCGCCAATTTTCGGGAGTCCCCCCGTTTCCCGCTTCCTTATACAATCGTCCGAGTCACAGAGCCTTCACCGCCTCCGATTGGAAAGACGTATTTATGGCTCTGGGTCAAGCTGTGGTAAAAACCTTGACCTTCGTAGATTTGAAAGACCTGCATGGAATCCGCATTTTCCTCATCCTTGTAAACATGCTGATAATAGGGATTGTCCGCAAAAATCTTGCGCAAATCCTCATTTTCAACCGGCCGAACCCGGCCTTCAATCCGAATGACCTGAATCAGGTATTTTTCCTCTGACATGGCTGTCAGGGCGATATGAGCATTTTCCTGCAGCTGACGGTAAAAATGCGTTTGTGGACTAGTCATGAAAAAGATCCCTTCTTCATTGGCGGCAGTAATGTGGGCGTGACGAGCATGGGGCATCCCATCTGCGTCCACCGTCGCAAAAACTCCCACCTTCATCTCCTCCAGAATGTCCATAATGCACTTGACTTCCATAGCCAGCCTCCTTGAAACCGTTTTCTTAACTCTAGTATAACAGAAAAGAAGAGAAAGGGAAAGCGAGTGGGCCGGATTTCTGGGGGGGAAGTAGCTTTTCACGAATGCATCTGGTGACATTCGTGCGGTATTTGACAAAACTTGCCAAAAATGACAAGTTTTTTCAAATCCCAATTTGTAAAATTAAGCAAAATCGAACCAGAAAATACAAAAGTTTACTTTATTCTTGGGAACTAAAAAATAGCTCGTCAACTCGCCAAAGTTAGGATGGCTATTTTTTTGTCGCATTTAGCAATTTAAGGACTAACATCACAAGAGCAATAACAAAGTTACCAGCTACAAACATGAGTGTCAAAACCTCCAACATCCTTCCAATGGCCGTTGGAGAATTTGCTTTAAACTCTCTGAAGCAATAAGGTAAATTTTGAGGTGACCTTTTCAAAAAACCACGAAAAAAACACCCCATGGTGTGAACCATGAAGTGCTTTGAAACGTTGATATATCGCTGATAATTAACGTTTTGAGAATTTCGCTATTGAAAACAAAGAATTCTTAACCCTTACAAATCCCGTTATATCAACATTTACAAAAATGAAACTTCCATGAAAATGGACTAAAATCCACTGATTTGGATAAAATTGACACCAATTAACACCATAAAATAGACTAGTCAACCACTTCATTTGAGGTGGTTTTTACTTTGATTTTACAAAAGAAAATGCAAAATCTTTAATTCAAAATTGTCACCAACTTTCAATTTGATTGACCTCTTTCTTTTTATACTAGTTAACTCTAATCATGCTAACTTCTGTAAAAGTAGTCATCTTCTTTATATTGGATTAGAGATTGGCCTAATACTAACCTAGGCCTCATATAATTTGAAGAATCCTCAAATTCGGAAAAATCAGAAATTTTATGTCCCGCCTGCAATAAAAACATGTTACGCCTATCACCAAACTTTCCTCTAATATATAGAATAGGTAAACTCTCATTAACAGCTTTTCCAGTCACCAGCAATTTAGAGTTGTTAACTATTGTTTAAATTTATCTTTTAATAAATCATAAAGTGTTCGAAAATCATTTGGAATTGATGATTTTTTAATACTATGTACTTTCTTTATAGCATCTAGAAGTTTATTAACATCAGAAAAGTATTCTTTTACAAAGTCACTTTTTTACGGATTCTAAATTTATTTTATTTGCATGTCAGGTATCCATACGTTACAATTTATAAAAGCTAAACTCACTTTTGAGTTCCGAGCAGTTGTTGTTTGCTGATTCCGTGGCCAAAGGGATGGCATCATGAATCACCATATCTTATCACTGTTACTCAACATTCACGCTAATACTCACAATCTCCTTTGTCTGAGAGTTGAAAATCACAGAATAGGCATATACTTCGCCTTTTTCATGGAGACTGGTTTTAAGTGCAGAAACACTTACAATATTTTCAAAAGTTTCCTGCTGTTTTTCTTCGGAATCAAGTGATACAAATTCATTTTCCTTGATTTGTTTACCTACACTATAGGAAAAATCGCCTTCATCAAACGTTACATCGTACTCGCTGGAAATAATTTGATTTGCTGCTTTAATCACTTGCTTTTCCTCGTCAGAATAAGTTTCATTTTTCATTGAACATCCTGATAGCATACATAAGACCACAACTGCGGCAAACAATACGCTAAATATTCTCTTCATTCTTTTAACTCCTTTCATAATCCTGATACACTTTACGGAAAACAGCTTTTCGATAGGAAGCATCGATCCCAAAGTAAATTCCCGTCTGCAATACAAGCAGCACAACTGTAAACCAGAAAGCTACCGGAATATTTGAAACAATCGCAAATCGTTCGCTAATAAAAATTCCAATCCAAAGGTAAATCAGAGCAACAAGGAAAGGAACCAACAAAATCAAGGATGTTACCTTGCGCAATGCAGAAGATAACTCTTTCTTGGACAACCCGATTTTTACAATTCCTTTGTACTTTTTGCATTCTGCATCCAACTCCGAATATAGTCTGGAGTATATAAAGCTTGCAACTGCAAGAATAAACGTGAAGCACAGCATACTGCCGATATATAACGTCAGATTGTTCTGCAGCTGGCTGGTGCGATAGTAGCTGTACGCAGTTATCACATTTGCATCTCTGTTTTCAATACTGGTTTTCAATGAGTTTTCAACCGCTTCGGGACTATGACTATTCATTTCCCAGTTATCATAAACAAATGCTGTGATAGTCTTGCTGTCCATCTGTGGCTTCAAAGCATCAAAAACTGAATCATTTACAATGCAAACATTGGTTGTGAAACCGGACAGCATAATGGTTGCTTCTGTATATCCTTCTACAGACAGATCAAAACGATTTTCATCCATAAAGGACTGAATATCTGACGGAATCTTTTTGACGGTTTCTCCTGCATTTCCAGCAACGAGAAAAACGCCGTCTTCTGAAACTGTCACTGTTTCTCTACCGAGAAACTTCATTATGATGTTGTAATCACTTGCAGACATCATCGCAGAACGGGTTGGGTTAGCCTTATTGTACCAAAGGTTAAATACAGCTTTTTGATAACCGGGCAAGTCTTGCAGTTCCTTTTCAATCACAGCCACGTCGCCGGCAACATCTGCATTTTCTGTCCAGGCATTATAACTTATAGCATAGGGCATGATCTTCTCCGTTTCTGTTTTCACATTTGTCGACATGGAAAACAAGAGGATGATGGAAAAGAATGAAATGGCATACAATACAGCGGAAATTGTCATTGTCTGCGCATTTGCTCTCAGTTTTGCTTTTTTATCGCTGCTGTAAAGCAAACGTCCTCTTGCATGACTTTTTTTTGAAAGGGCAAGGGCCATACACATTCCATAGGCAAACATCAAATAAGTTCCAGTGATAATGGTAAAAACCAACACCAAAGCAGTCACACTGTTGTCCTGAATCTGTTTAGCCATCTGTGTCCCGCTTGTAAAAAGCCAAACCATAAAACCAAATAAAACTAAAAATACAATAAGAAGGGGTAACAGTTTCTGTGGCTTTTCACCGGTTACTTCGGTTTTTAATAAACGTACCACCTCTTTCTTGCGAATCAGCCTTGGCGTAAAAAAAGCAATCGCTAAAAAGACAATTCCCAAGACAATAACAGTAGTAATGATTGCCTGAACAGGGAAATAGAAAGTAAAGTCGGATACGCCGATAACTTTATTTGCAATGTCCAAAAAGAATTTTGAAAACACAAATCCCAGCAAAATCCCCGTTACGATAGATGCAAATCCAACAATCATGTTTTCCAGAAACACAAGTTTGTTAACCTGCTTTTTTGATGCGCCCAAAATAGTGATCAAACCGAACTGGCGACTTCGAGCCTTCAGAAAACATCCCACAGAGTATGAAATAAAGCAAACGGAAAATCCAATGGAAATAAGCTCGCCTACTATAAGGATCAACCCCATGGTGCTGTCTCGGTCAATGATACTCATGGCCGGGTGAAACGACAGCACCGTGAACAGGAAAAATACAAATACAGAAAACACGCAGTTCACGAAGTAATAAATATAGTTTCTTCTGTCACGGCTGATATTGTTGCGGGCAAAGTCAAATAAGGTCATGCGGTTCACCTCCCAAAAGACTCATAGCATCCACAATCTCCTGTTGAAAAGTCCTTCGATTTCCATCGGAGACAATTTCCTGGTATAACTGTCCGTCTTTGATAATCAGGACGCGCTTGCAATAGCTCGCCACAAAAGAATCGTGCGTTACCATCAGGATAGTGGCATTTTTCGTTTCGTTGAGCATCCGGAATAATTCCATAACATCTTTCGTAGCCTTGGAATCGAGATTTCCGGTAGGTTCGTCTGCCAGAAGCAAAGACGGATTGGTTGCAACGGCACGGGCAACTGCGGTACGCTGTGCCTGCCCTCCGGATATTTCAAAAGTGCGTTTGGAAAGGAGAGGCTCAATTCCTAAAAGTGCAGCAACCTCCGCGGTGCGCTTTTTAATCTCAGGAACAGGAACACCTTCCAATGTCAACGGCAGCATGATATTTTCGCCCACTGTCAAAGTATGCACCAAATTGAAGTCCTGAAATACAAAGCCCAAGGTATTCCGTCTAAAATGTGCCAGTTGGTCGTCATTCATTTCGTGGGGATCTTCACTATCAATGCAGACACTGCCGCTGGTAGGGTGATCGATGGTAGAAATCACATTTAAAAGAGTGCTTTTACCACTACCGGATGGTCCCATAATGGCGACAAATTCTCCTTTTTCAATACTAAAGTTAATATCATTCAAAGCGGTATATGGAACTTTTCCCTCATATACTTTACCAAGATGTTTTGTTGTTAAAATTGACATCTTTACAACCTCCTTCATTGTTCTGCATTTAGTATAGCTGATATCTCAAAAAATAAAAATCGAGAAAGATTACGGAACATGACAGTTTTGTAATCTTTCTCGAAATGCTATATTTCACTTTTTGCATGAAAATAAATAGTAAATGTACTTCCTTTTCCTAATTCTGACTGCACCATTATGGTATGTCCCAGATAATCCAGGCTTTGTTTTACCATATACAAGCCCAATCCGCTTGATTCTCCGCGCAGGCGTCCATTCTGTCCCGTAAAAAACAAATCAAAAATTCGATTGAAGTCACGAGGATCAATGCCACATCCTTCATCTTGGATACTCAATGAAGTACATTCTTCTGATCTGTCAGCACGGACGGTAATTTTCTTTCCTTCATCACTATATTTGATAGCATTGGTTAAGAGTTGGTACAACACGAAACGAAGCCATTTGGAATCGCTGTACACCACCAAATCATCTGCAATCTCAAGTTTTGGAAAAATTCCTTTTGTAATAAATGAGCTTTTTAACTCGTTGATACAATCTTTACACATACTGTGCAAATTCACTTTTTCGGAATGAAAATCATTTTTTATTGCATCAAGTTTATACATATTCAAAACCTGATCCAAATCATATTGTATTTGCGCCGCTGATTGTGCTATTTTACGAAAATCCGAATCGCCTTTTTTGTTTTCTGAAACCAGACGGATCACGGATAAAGGCATTTTTAATTGATGCACCCAGCGATAAATCATGATCTTACTCTGCTTTTGCTTGTCCTCCATACGAGCTAACCGGTTTAAATATAACCTGTGCTGTTCCTCAACTAACTTCCGATAGTGCTGTTCCTCGCGGCCTTTGGGTTCGCTGATTAGAAAATCCTCCAAGGTCTTGTTTTCATTACAAAGGATTTCATAAAAATCCCATGTGGAATATAGCCGGTAAAGCAAGAAGCACAATAAAATAAACAGAGATAAAAATACATAATACCACCATGTTCCTACGGGATTTCCACTAATTAAAGTCAAATAAACAATCATAATGGAAACCGGCGCTGCTAAAAAAAGAAGAATTACCCATAGGTGATCCAAAACAAAACATTTTAAATGTTTTGCAAGTTTTTTATTTTTCATGACGTGAATCTCCTATGCGATAACCAACGCCTCTGACGGTTTTAACAGCAAGGGTGGAGCCAATGCGCTCTAATCGTTTGCGAATCCGGCTGATTGTCACATTCAAGGTGTTTTCTTCTACAAAACTCTCATCATCCCAAATTTCATTCAGCAGTTCCTCACGGCTTACAATATTCGGATAATTCTGAAACATCACCCGGATCACACCTGCTTCTGTTTTGGATAGTTCCGTCATATGTCCATGACAAGACAATGTTAATTTGCTTTTTGAAAAAATACAATCTTCACATTGTAATTCATCTGCGTTGAAACTTGAATACTCTCCATATGTGCGGCGGAGGACGGCGGAAATTTTTGCTGTGACCACTTCAAAAGAAAATGGCTTTGTAATATAATCATCCCCTCCGTTCATAATGGCATGAACTTGATCGGGGTCTGTATTTCTGGCAGAAAGAAATATAATCGGACAAGGACTGATACTTCTGATCTTATTACACCAATAGAAACCGTTATAGACAGGAAGATTGATGTCCAGCAAAACCAGATGGGGATTTTCCAGCTTGAATTCCTCAATTACATTTTTTGAATCTTTACAGCAATAGACTAAAAAACCGAACCGTTGTAAATGGTCTGAGAGAAGTCCGGCAATATCAAGGTCATCTTCTATAATCATAATTTTATAATCCATATTTATCTCCTTTTCCCGTCTAAAAATTTAACAACGAAATAACCGTACCCGCCAACCAAAGAAGAAATAACACGATAGGCACTGCTTTATATTTGAGAATAATTGCGATATACTCTCTGATAAACGCATTCGGCCAATAATAAAAAGCTGTTTTGCACCCAACACCATCCGCTTTTAATCCAACCTGTTTTGCATATGTCCCAGTTCGAAAAACATGATAATCATTTGTTACAAAAATCACACGGTACTGGGACATCATCTGATCCATAATTTTTTTTGAGAACATCATGTTCTCAAGAGTTGTGGTGGACTGATCTTCCATGATAATGTTATGCTCAGAGATTCCTTTTTCCAGAAGATAATTTTTCATGGCTTCGGCTTCAGATATATTTTCATCACTGCCCTGGCCGCCTGAAACTATAATTTTTGCTTTTCTCCCGGAACTCTCAAATACCTCAATTCCCTTATTCAATCTTCCAGCCAGCAGAGGGGAGACCCTTTCGCCGTTAAGCAGCCCAGCACCATGTACGATAATAAAATCACAGTTTTTGTTTTTCGGCAAAAGGTGGTAGAGCTGTGAGTAAATGAAGAGTGCTGAAAAAGTAAAAATAACATACATCGCGATGAAGGCAATCAATACAACCATTGACATCGTAATAGTCGATAAATTTTTAGCTGAAATCGTTACTGCCACAGCAACGAATGCGCCCCAAATTCCAACTCCAAACGCAATAGATAAACTGTGTACCAAACTGAAACGTTCTCTTTTTATTGCAATCACTCCTGCATAGATAAAGACAAAGGAAATAAACAGTAAAATCAACGGGATGACTGTATACAGAACTATATTAAGTAAAGTATTAACTATTGTCCCATTTGTAGCATAAGCCACTGCAACAAATAGCGATGCTAAGCTCAATGCAAGAAAGATTGAATTTCTGAAAGCACGTTTTTCCCTCAAAAATGAACCTATAAATATAGCCGTAAAGCCCCAAATATAATCCAATATATCATTTTCTATTCCTCCGAATGCCAATTACATTTATATCGCTGATCAAGGGGCTTCTGTGTTTGTTTGGGTATTAGCCAAATACGATTTAAATGCACTACACCTTTGATACGGTTTTCTTTACAAAGTTTCTGCACTCGTCGATCTGACAAGCCCCATAGTTTTGCTGCGTCTTGTACAGTCATATACTCGAACATTGCCGTCCTCCTTAATCCATCTACTTATATTATAGACGGTTAGCCGAATAATATCAAGTTTTTTAGTAAGATACAATACCGGCAGGCAACTTTATTATGCGAGCAATCTTCGCGAGCAGGTTTTGCGCGGTTCGCAAAACATCGGTTCGTTAGAACCGACTGCAAGGAAAAAAGAAAGCATCGAGCTTTCTTTTTGGGCTGCAAGCCTACGTGTTTAGCGATGAGTAACGATAGTTTACTCACGCTAAACACGTATCTCATCAAAAATGAGATTATCTCAATAATAACATCAGTAGAATAAATAAAAATAGGCAGAAAATATCGAAATCTCCTGCCCTTTACTTATTCCACTGACTTCTTTACTATTCCACTTTTTGAGAAAAAATGGATGGTTATATTCGTCCATAAACATAAACTAAGCGGCAGTTTTAAGTTAGCCATCTTTTACGACTGAATCGGTTACTTTACTGGCTCATCTTTCATAGAAAAATGGATTTCTCTATGAACCAACAAGTCAAGTTTTCATGGTTTTCTTTAGTATTCCAACATTACTGAAAATATGGATTATTCTAAAAGTCCATATCGCAAATCAAAGTGAGCTACTCTAATACACCATTATTTCTATCATAATGGACCTCTATTCAAATCCACTTTTTAAGAAAACTTAGACTTCTTTACTATTCCACATTTAGCGATAAAATGGGAAACTCTACTTAACCATCTTTTAGCTAGTAATGGACTAGTTTCACTATCAATTGATTCGTTAAGGTAATGGATTTTTGAAAAGTCATCTTTTACCTTTTTAAGTTATACTATTTCCTTTCTACAGAATTGGCATGTCGAATACTTTTCAGCTTCTTATCTATTCACAGAAAAATATTTCTGTGTTTTTTTGATTTTGAAAATGTGGCATAGTAATATCGTAAAAATTGAATGACTAGAGCTAAACACTATCTGGTGTTTTTT from Streptococcus oriscaviae includes the following:
- a CDS encoding DUF6176 family protein, which codes for MKLHVELSRFRVKEGKSSVVDQWMNFLNEHMEDTLLTLQGEKMYVETIFREVLDGQEYLYWYSVQAEGGIEVENSESYIDKKHLEYWEECIDPSYGMIDLNPQVVMIPKPIYETMEELDRQYDETYKK
- a CDS encoding pyridoxamine 5'-phosphate oxidase family protein, translating into MEVKCIMDILEEMKVGVFATVDADGMPHARHAHITAANEEGIFFMTSPQTHFYRQLQENAHIALTAMSEEKYLIQVIRIEGRVRPVENEDLRKIFADNPYYQHVYKDEENADSMQVFQIYEGQGFYHSLTQSHKYVFPIGGGEGSVTRTIV
- a CDS encoding metal-sulfur cluster assembly factor, yielding MREDIKVNERAQALASQLVEVLESIYDPEIELDIYNLGLVYEIDLDDKGFCKVVMTFTDSGCSCADTLPGDLIDALKTIDGINNAGVEIVWSPAWKMTRISRLGRIALGISPK
- a CDS encoding PrsW family glutamic-type intramembrane protease; the protein is MKQKLYYVVFFIGLILLHIGWDYEFHTFLDETFSAKELQAIASGVLLLFLYIIPLMAALLYLQRAWRKPPYVLFWAIFCGVFLAGWSSANLNDWLAGLLQQTLPDQATFEAWEGALTAPFIEETLKAGAVLFALYTLKNSQLSTSFLVGAGAGLGFQVAEDISFIQHFVLKEPDHLMAGTFSRIYGSLTSHWMMTALVTTGIILLVFHRKHRKLGCLLIGASVLFHFFWNSPFSSIELPFSIHVVLLASLYALLFVYTFKLIHSQRPI
- a CDS encoding phosphodiester glycosidase family protein, which gives rise to MKFIRKPFAYASIFGMLLTSGFTYSMLKTFVLSEAISTVSANNTATTTTTSSSSSEIAATAAASATVTENSYSDENIQISIETITTSNTTVYVADVQVSSAEYLKTALAQNTYGTNVTAKTSETAAANNAILAVNGDYYGANSTGYVIKNGVLYRDTVRDNAAYGDLAIYADGAFEVIYENEVTAQELIDKGVVNLLAFGPTLVENGEIVVDTSTEVGRAMSSNPRTAIGIIDENHYIIVVSDGRTDESEGLTLYQLAEVMKQYGATTAYNLDGGGSSTLYFNGQVINNPTTNGNTISERAVSDIVYIGY
- the ilvD gene encoding dihydroxy-acid dehydratase, which codes for MTDQQTLKDLRHRSSVYDSMVKSPNRAMLRATGMQDQHFDAPIVGVISTWAENTPCNIHLHDFGKLAKEGVKAAGAWPVQYGTITVADGIAMGTPGMRFSLTSRDIIADSIEAAMGGHNVDAFVAIGGCDKNMPGSMIAIANMDIPAIFAYGGTIAPGNLNGKDIDLVSVFEGIGKWNNGDLTAEEVRQIECNACPGPGGCGGMYTANTMATAIEVMGMSIPGSSSHPAESPEKKADIEEAGRAVVRMLELGIKPSDIMTREAFEDAITVTMALGGSTNATLHLLAIAHAANVDLTLEDFNDFQERVPHLADLKPSGKYVFQDLYNVGGVPAVMKYLLKNGFLHGDRITCTGKTVAENLENFADLTPGQDVIMPLENPKRADGPLIILKGNLAPEGAVAKVSGVKVRNHTGPAKVFDSEEEAIEAVLTDEIVDGDVVVVRYVGPKGGPGMPEMLSLSSMIVGKGQGDKVALLTDGRFSGGTYGLVVGHIAPEAQDGGPIAYLRTGDLVTVDQDTKEITMHVSDQEIEDRKKTTVIPPLYSRGVLGKYAHTVSSASKGAVTDFWRPERTGKK